A stretch of DNA from Methylosinus sp. LW4:
CGCTCGGCTTCTTGGGGCTGTTCGGCAATCCCATGCTCGTCTTCATCGCCATTTTCGTCTACATCGCCGCCAGCGGCGAGGCGCAGATGACGGTCGCGAGCGAGGCCGCGCGCGGCCTCACCGTCGCCGACGCCATGGAGACCCGCATCGCCGCTATTGCCTGGGGCGCCGATCTCGGCGAGGCGGTCGAGACTCTGCTCGCGACCTCGCAGGACCAGTTTCCGGTGGTCGCGGGGGATGGCCGCTTCATGGGTCTGCTCGACCGCTCGGACATAATCGAGGCGCTGAAGGCCGACGACCGCAGCGCGCCGATCGCCCCCCATGTGCAGCGCGACGCCCCCACCGTGAGCGTGGCCGCGCCGCTGGACGAAACGATCGAGAAATTCGCCGGCGCCTCGGCCATGGGCGTGCTGGGCGCCGATGGCGCGCTGGTCGGCCTGCTGACGCGCCAGAGCATCGGCGAGATCATGCTGATCGCCAATCTGCGGCCGGATTGGCGGCTGGGCCGGCGCGGCTGAACCACGAGAGGCGCCGTCCTGGCCGGGCTTGTCCCGGCCATCCACGCCAAGCCATTGCGAAAGCAAAGGAAAGCGCCAGCCATCGACGGATTTTCGTTCGACAGGCGCGCGGCGGGAGCTTCAGCTTCACGCCGAGCGTCCGAAACGCCTCGGCGCGGTGGCGTGGATGGCCGGGACAAGCCCGGCCAAGACGACGCGGGGGCGAGGAGGATGTAAGCCCTCGACGGAGAGGCGCGCAGCGGCGCGAATGAATTGACTTGAGCGGCCGAAGAGCCGAAAAAATCGAGCCGCGGTGGGAGAGCAAGCCCACGCCGCCGAGAACCGGACCCAAGCGCGAATGACAAAAGTCACGCTCATCGACAATTACGACAGCTTCACCTTCAACCTCGTGCATTATTTCGGCTCGCTCGGGGCCGAGGTGACGGTCAAGCGAAACGATGCGGTCTCGGTCGCCGAAGTGCTCGCCGCCGGCCCGGAGGCCATCGTGCTCTCGCCCGGCCCCTGCACGCCCAAGGAGGCGGGCATCTGCCTCGATCTCATCGCCGCGGCCTGGGCGACGATTCCGATTTTCGGCGTCTGCCTCGGCCATCAATCCATCGGCCTGTCCTTCGGCGGCGATGTGATCCGCGCGCCCCTGCCCGTGCACGGCAAGATGGCGACGATCCTGCACAAGGGCGAGACGATCTTCCGCGGCATAGAGGGGCCGTTCCAGGCGACGCGCTATCACTCTCTGATCGTCGCGCGCGAGACCTTGCCCTCCTGCCTGCGCGTCACCGCCGAGACGCCGGACGGGCTCATCATGGGCCTCTCGCATGAGAGCGCGCCCGTGCATGGCGTGCAATTTCACCCCGAGAGCATCACCTCGGAGCATGGGCACAAGATTTTGCGCAATTTCCTCGATCTCGCGCAGGAATGGAACGCGACGCGACGCCCCGCCAAAGTCGCGTGAATCGCTGCGAGCCCGAAGGCTCGCGGTCCAGAGCCCGCCTTGGACCGCGAGCCTTGGGGCTCGCATCCTTCAACCGAGATTTTCGGCCGTGACCGACCTCAAGCCCTATCTCGCATCCCTCGCCGCCGGCGCGACGCTCTCCCGGCAGGAGGCGCGCGCGGCGATCTCCACTGTGCTCGAAGGCGGCGCGACGCCAGCGCAGCTCGGCGCCTTTCTGATGGGCCTGCGCCAGCGCGGCGAGACGGTGGACGAAATCATCGGCGCGGCGGAGGCCATGCGCGCGGCGATGGCGCCGGTCGCGGGCGCAACAGATGCGATCGACATTGTCGGAACCGGCGGCGACGGCGCCGGAACCTATAATGTCTCCACACTGGCGGCGATCATCGTGGCCGGCTGCGGCGTGCGCGTCGCCAAGCATGGCGGAAGGGCCGCCTCCTCGCGCTCCGGCGCCAGCGACGTTCTGGCGGAGCTCGGCGTCAAGGTCGGCGGCGCGCCCGAGCACGCCGAATTTTGCC
This window harbors:
- a CDS encoding anthranilate synthase component II, coding for MTKVTLIDNYDSFTFNLVHYFGSLGAEVTVKRNDAVSVAEVLAAGPEAIVLSPGPCTPKEAGICLDLIAAAWATIPIFGVCLGHQSIGLSFGGDVIRAPLPVHGKMATILHKGETIFRGIEGPFQATRYHSLIVARETLPSCLRVTAETPDGLIMGLSHESAPVHGVQFHPESITSEHGHKILRNFLDLAQEWNATRRPAKVA